A single window of Sneathiella limimaris DNA harbors:
- a CDS encoding threonine ammonia-lyase encodes MRNNFSLAMFETAAERLAPYIHKTPVMELPLKSGLKAFLKLENLQASGSFKIRGALNTVLSLTEEELRRGLVTASGGNHGMGVAYAGALTQTPTTIYLPENTPASKVEKLKKLTPDVIVKGAVWDDANALALEAKDKEGKTYIHPFADDTVIAGQGTIALETLKACPELDVLLVAIGGGGLISGVATAAKLINPNIKIIGIEATGAPTLYESVKAGELVTLDAITTKASTLAPRRSSEPNFSLIRENVDNILLVTDDQMTDAAKWLWNTAGIAVELSAAAAIAALHEGIYKPKPDEKVGVVICGAGLDGIPT; translated from the coding sequence ATGCGTAATAATTTTAGTTTAGCGATGTTTGAAACTGCGGCAGAGCGACTGGCCCCTTATATCCACAAAACACCGGTCATGGAGCTGCCTCTCAAAAGCGGACTGAAAGCATTTTTGAAACTGGAAAACCTGCAGGCTTCTGGATCGTTCAAGATACGCGGCGCGTTGAATACGGTTCTCTCCCTAACAGAAGAGGAACTAAGGCGAGGCCTGGTAACCGCGTCTGGTGGCAATCATGGAATGGGCGTTGCCTATGCAGGGGCTCTGACCCAAACCCCAACCACAATTTATTTACCTGAGAACACACCCGCCTCAAAAGTTGAGAAGCTCAAGAAGCTAACCCCTGATGTCATTGTAAAGGGCGCAGTGTGGGATGATGCAAATGCGCTCGCACTTGAGGCCAAGGACAAGGAGGGAAAAACATATATCCATCCCTTCGCAGACGACACTGTTATCGCCGGGCAGGGAACTATCGCTCTCGAAACCCTGAAAGCATGCCCTGAACTGGACGTTCTTCTGGTCGCTATTGGCGGCGGCGGATTAATCTCTGGCGTTGCCACAGCAGCCAAGTTGATCAATCCGAACATCAAGATTATCGGCATTGAGGCAACTGGTGCGCCCACCCTTTACGAGAGCGTGAAAGCTGGTGAGTTGGTTACGCTGGATGCAATCACCACAAAAGCTTCTACACTAGCTCCTCGCAGGTCATCTGAGCCAAACTTCAGTTTGATCCGGGAAAATGTAGACAACATTCTTCTCGTTACTGACGATCAAATGACCGATGCTGCCAAATGGCTATGGAATACCGCCGGTATTGCCGTGGAATTATCTGCCGCGGCCGCCATAGCAGCGCTCCACGAAGGCATTTACAAACCCAAGCCGGACGAGAAAGTTGGT